Sequence from the Aromatoleum petrolei genome:
GAGAAGGCGTTGATACCGCCGCCAAAGATTTCGGCGGCTTCGCGCTGGTCAAGCGCGAGCTTCTTGCGCACGTTGGCGATGAAGCTGGGATCGACAATGGCCGCATTCACCTGCTTCGAGAAGGCGCGCATTTCGCGCATGACGCGATCCGATTCCGCTGCGTCCAGGACCGACTCGGCGCAGGCCGGGCAGAAGTCGCCCGTCACCGCCACAATGGTGGTGGTTTCGCCCTTGTAGGTGTAGGGCAGGTCGCGGGTGTCGTGGATCAGTTCCGCCGCG
This genomic interval carries:
- a CDS encoding type II toxin-antitoxin system MqsA family antitoxin — translated: MKCPVCGAAELIHDTRDLPYTYKGETTTIVAVTGDFCPACAESVLDAAESDRVMREMRAFSKQVNAAIVDPSFIANVRKKLALDQREAAEIFGGGINAFSRYENGKTKPPLALVKLLKVLDRHPDLLNEVRTA